A single region of the Paramagnetospirillum magnetotacticum MS-1 genome encodes:
- a CDS encoding PAS domain-containing protein encodes MTGDRKTPSGRERTFAHDELIVSKTDPKGRLTYVNDVFLTVSGYTESEVMGKPHSVIRHPEMPRCVFKLLWDTIVDGREIFAYVNNMAKNGDNYWVFAHVTPNFDAAGQIIGYHSNRRVPEKAALETIKPLYRSLLEEERRHPDSKVGLERSWKMLNDAVATAGFDSYDRFIFTITPEN; translated from the coding sequence ATGACGGGTGACCGTAAAACTCCATCAGGTCGCGAGCGAACTTTTGCTCATGACGAATTGATCGTCAGCAAGACCGATCCCAAAGGACGGCTGACCTACGTCAACGATGTGTTTTTGACGGTCAGCGGCTATACCGAATCCGAGGTGATGGGGAAACCACATTCGGTCATACGGCACCCCGAAATGCCGCGATGCGTCTTTAAACTGCTTTGGGACACGATTGTCGATGGCCGGGAGATATTCGCTTATGTGAACAACATGGCGAAGAATGGTGACAACTACTGGGTATTCGCCCACGTCACCCCGAACTTCGACGCTGCCGGTCAGATCATCGGATATCACTCCAATCGACGGGTGCCCGAGAAGGCCGCATTGGAGACGATCAAGCCGCTTTACCGTTCGCTGTTGGAAGAAGAACGCCGCCATCCAGATTCGAAGGTCGGGCTTGAGCGATCATGGAAAATGCTGAACGACGCCGTAGCAACGGCGGGATTCGATAGCTATGACCGTTTCATCTTCACCATCACGCCAGAAAATTGA
- a CDS encoding Hpt domain-containing protein, translating into MSRESGHDQFAVFDEIRDEFFDDAMERLRALEFVLDNGSHGRITRSELIGSFRRLALYLRGQAAGFGLNALCAVAHKLDEYLADAPETLPPRIWADLETYIDELSKQIGGRGTEIQPDFSRLPQKLASTLDDIEIRRIEVMLVAPHGAQSHFVERELRQCGYRTSVVPDTVLALSMVVQTKPDLIIISAVMPGLDGIDLAIGLSAMPSTRNIAIAVITSLDRDAGVLTLLPKKVPVIFKGPNFADDLFKALDSLFMI; encoded by the coding sequence ATGAGCCGAGAAAGTGGACACGACCAGTTTGCAGTTTTCGATGAAATTCGCGATGAATTTTTCGATGACGCAATGGAGCGGCTCCGTGCCCTTGAATTCGTTCTGGATAACGGCAGCCATGGCCGGATCACCCGTTCGGAACTGATTGGGAGCTTTCGGCGGCTCGCTCTGTATCTGCGTGGACAGGCGGCAGGATTCGGCTTGAACGCCCTCTGTGCTGTGGCCCACAAGCTCGACGAATATCTTGCGGACGCCCCTGAAACACTGCCTCCGCGAATCTGGGCCGACCTCGAAACCTATATTGATGAGTTATCTAAACAGATTGGTGGTCGCGGCACAGAAATCCAGCCCGATTTCTCCCGGCTCCCACAAAAACTTGCTTCAACACTGGATGATATCGAGATCAGACGCATCGAAGTGATGCTGGTTGCTCCCCATGGGGCACAGTCGCATTTTGTTGAACGTGAACTTCGCCAATGTGGCTACAGAACCTCGGTGGTCCCCGATACCGTCTTGGCGTTGTCAATGGTGGTTCAGACGAAACCAGACCTCATCATCATCTCGGCAGTCATGCCGGGGTTGGACGGAATCGATCTGGCGATAGGGTTGTCGGCCATGCCCTCAACCCGTAACATCGCAATTGCCGTCATTACCAGCCTGGATCGGGACGCCGGTGTGTTGACGCTGTTGCCGAAGAAGGTTCCCGTCATTTTCAAAGGCCCGAACTTCGCGGATGACCTGTTCAAGGCCCTTGATAGCCTGTTTATGATTTAG